One Amaranthus tricolor cultivar Red isolate AtriRed21 chromosome 1, ASM2621246v1, whole genome shotgun sequence DNA window includes the following coding sequences:
- the LOC130812944 gene encoding uncharacterized protein LOC130812944, translated as MEGRLSSGGGCCTAKYTSIYPYHGPTTQTYHKYHNIDNIMLRFRPIAPKPAVGGSVPTTPTKNDTVLKRKKQIPENTERKHTNKRGRKSSRVRSLDDHHKSFNGYKVTLPLLPEAPDLSPKYNNNKMKTNTVGHVLSMPTWLSFGSSDHSSVESTVIVEGVTGTWMDGNGLGCTDEERKVRLDDDTCPGFISDGWNRVCWTNKA; from the coding sequence ATGGAAGGGAGGTTATCTAGTGGTGGAGGGTGCTGCACTGCTAAGTACACCAGCATCTACCCTTATCATGGCCCTACAACTCAAACCTATCACAAGTACCACAACATCGATAATATCATGCTCCGTTTCCGGCCCATCGCCCCTAAACCGGCTGTCGGTGGTAGTGTGCCCACAACACCTACTAAAAACGATACCGTTTTAAAGAGAAAAAAGCAAATCCCTGAAAACACCGAGAGAAAGCACACTAACAAAAGAGGAAGGAAATCATCACGCGTGCGTTCTCTTGATGATCATCATAAATCATTCAACGGTTATAAAGTAACGCTTCCGTTGTTACCCGAAGCACCTGATCTAAGccctaaatataataataataaaatgaaaaccaACACCGTGGGCCATGTTTTATCTATGCCAACGTGGCTTAGTTTCGGATCGTCTGATCATTCATCCGTGGAATCAACGGTGATAGTAGAAGGGGTGACAGGCACGTGGATGGATGGGAACGGACTTGGTTGTACAGACGAGGAGAGGAAGGTGAGGTTGGATGACGACACGTGTCCTGGGTTTATATCCGACGGTTGGAATCGAGTGTGCTGGACAAACAAAGCGTAA
- the LOC130812953 gene encoding pentatricopeptide repeat-containing protein At5g39710 — MLRRKCSYHFHSFSSSTSSRNFFLAEKAITYLQLYPDQLSSLLPEFNPESSCFLLLKSQFDKTLTLKFLDWALESSNSRILDPRSKCYALHILTKFKLFKSALSLAQELAREVSDDDMSGRLLFDYLKQSFHSFDSNSSDVFDLMVKSYSYLNMVDKALNTLRFAKLDGFMPGVLSYNSILHALVRTNPSIDSSLKLAVKLFDEMRQVGISPNVFTYNILIRGFSGAGHLDKAVNLFLEMEKNGCLPNVVSYNTLIDAQFKFGKSNQAIGLFKTLKSKRLQPNLITYNIMINGLCCEGKMKEANEVVDDMCARGFKPDEVTYNTLVNGYCKVGNFHQALVLHSEMVKSGLSPNVVTYTSLINCMCKVGNLNRAMEFVDQMHSRGLRPNGKTYTTLIDGFSQQGLMKEAYRLLNQMIASGFEPSIVTYNALINGHCVSGRMKEALSVVQDMEERGLVPDVVSYSTLISGFCKNLELDQAFWIKSEMVEKGITPDAITYSSLIKGLCEQNQLAEACALFRDMLNLGLRPDEITYTTLINAHCAEGDIRQAFCLHDEMIQKGLLPDVVTYSVLINGLNKQARSREAKQLLLKMFYDDSVPSDITYDALIQSCGGIEFRSGVALLKGFCMKGLMKEADKVFESMLRRDHKPSEAVYNVIIHGHAKRGNLQRAYNLYEEMMRCGLSPHALTIIALIKALYRGEMNKELEEILNNVLRSCKLNEAELAKILVEVNHKNGNMDAVLNVLTDMAKDGLLPKSGRIGRNIR, encoded by the coding sequence ATGCTGCGACGCAAATGTTCTTACCATTTTCATTCCTTCAGTTCTTCTACTTCTTCCCGCAATTTCTTTTTAGCCGAAAAAGCCATAACTTATCTACAGCTATATCCTGACCAATTATCTTCTTTACTCCCTGAATTCAACCCAGAATCGTCATGTTTTCTTTTACTTAAATCTCAATTCGacaaaaccctaaccctaaaattTCTCGATTGGGCACTCGAGTCTTCTAATTCCAGAATTTTAGACCCACGAAGCAAATGCTATGCTCTTCACATACTGACCAAGTTCAAACTCTTCAAATCGGCATTATCCCTAGCGCAGGAACTTGCCCGAGAAGTTTCTGATGATGATATGTCTGGGAGATTACTCTTTGATTATCTTAAGCAATCTTTTCATTCGTTTGATTCAAATTCGTCTGACGTTTTTGATTTGATGGTAAAATCTTACTCTTATCTTAATATGGTTGATAAAGCTCTTAATACTCTTCGTTTTGCTAAATTAGACGGTTTTATGCCTGGGGTTTTGTCGTATAACTCTATTCTTCATGCACTTGTACGTACTAATCCTTCTATTGATTCTTCTTTGAAACTTGCTGTAAAGTTGTTTGATGAGATGAGGCAGGTTGGGATTTCTCCTAATGTctttacttacaatattttgatAAGAGGGTTTTCAGGGGCGGGCCATCTGGATAAAGCTGTGAACTTGTTTTTGGAGATGGAAAAAAATGGTTGTTTGCCTAATGTTGTATCTTATAATACTCTAATTGACGCTCAATTTAAATTCGGTAAATCTAACCAAGCAATTGGGTTGTTTAAAACTCTTAAATCGAAGCGTTTGCAGCCAAATttgattacttataatattatgaTTAATGGGTTGTGTTGTGAGGGGAAGATGAAGGAAGCTAATGAGGTGGTTGATGATATGTGTGCACGGGGTTTCAAACCTGATGAGGTTACTTATAATACTCTTGTTAATGGGTATTGTAAAGTAGGTAATTTTCATCAGGCACTTGTTTTGCATTCTGAGATGGTTAAGAGTGGCTTGTCCCCAAATGTTGTTACCTATACTTCTCTCATTAATTGTATGTGCAAAGTGGGTAATCTGAATCGTGCGATGGAATTCGTGGATCAAATGCACTCTAGAGGGCTTCGGCCTAATGGGAAGACATATACGACCTTGATTGATGGGTTTTCTCAGCAAGGTTTGATGAAGGAAGCATATCGTTTGTTGAACCAGATGATTGCAAGTGGATTTGAACCTTCTATTGTGACTTACAATGCCCTTATCAATGGACATTGTGTTTCGGGTAGGATGAAGGAAGCTTTGAGTGTAGTTCAGGATATGGAGGAGAGAGGGTTGGTTCCTGATGTTGTGAGTTATAGTACACTTATATCTGGTTTCTGCAAGAATTTAGAACTGGATCAGGCGTTTTGGATAAAAAGTGAGATGGTTGAGAAGGGCATTACACCAGATGCTATTACATATTCATCTCTAATCAAGGGACTTTGTGAGCAAAATCAACTTGCTGAAGCCTGTGCTCTTTTCAGGGATATGTTAAATTTAGGTTTGCGACCAGATGAAATTACATATACTACGCTGATAAATGCACATTGTGCAGAAGGGGATATACGACAGGCGTTCTGCCTTCACGACGAGATGATACAGAAGGGTCTCCTTCCTGATGTGGTCACATATAGTGTGTTGATTAATGGTCTTAATAAACAAGCTAGGAGTAGGGAAGCAAAACAGCTTTTGCTGAAGATGTTTTATGACGATTCTGTCCCTTCTGACATCACCTATGATGCACTGATACAGAGTTGTGGTGGCATTGAATTTAGGAGTGGTGTGGCTCTTTTGAAGGGATTTTGCATGAAGGGTTTGATGAAGGAAGCCGATAAAGTCTTTGAATCAATGCTTAGGAGAGATCACAAACCATCCGAAGCAGTGTATAATGTAATCATTCATGGTCATGCTAAGCGTGGGAATTTGCAAAGGGCGTATAATTTGTATGAAGAGATGATGCGTTGTGGTCTAAGTCCTCATGCTTTAACAATCATTGCTTTGATCAAAGCTCTTTATAGAGgagaaatgaacaaggagctGGAGGAAATCTTGAATAATGTGTTGAGAAGCTGTAAGCTTAATGAAGCAGAGCTTGCCAAGATTCTTGTTGAGGTTAACCATAAAAATGGCAACATGGATGCAGTTTTGAATGTGCTTACTGATATGGCCAAGGATGGCCTGCTGCCAAAAAGTGGGAGAATTGGCAGGAATATACGATAA